TCACCCTGGCCGACGGGGCGCGCATCCTGCTGCGCCCGCTGACGGCCGAGGACCAGCAGCCGCTGCTGGCCCTGTATTCCAACCTGACGCCGGAAGACCGGCGCTACATGCGGCATGACGTCGACGATCCGGGCGCCGTCGGGTCCTGGGTCGATGATCTCGACTACGACGTTGTCTACCCACTCGTCGCCATGGTCGGCGAGCGCATGGTCGGACATACCAGCCTGCACCTGAACACCGGCCCAGCCCGGCACCGGGCCGAAGTGCGCGTCTTCCTGGCCAAGGATTTCCGCGGCCGCGGCCTGGGAACCCGGCTGCTGCAGGCGATCATCGATCTGGCCAAACGGCGCAGCCTGTACCTGCTCGAAGCCGAGGTCGCCGCCGAGCGCACCAGCGACGTGCGCGCCTTCCAGAAGCTCGGTTTTGAGGCCAAGTGCACCTACGAGGACTACTTCATGCTCCCGGACGGCACCTTTATGGATGCCGTGCATTTGATCCTTCGTCTGCGGACCGGGGCGCAGGAGTTCTAGCCGAAGAGGCGGAAGCTGTCTTGCGAGAAGTCCCAGAGCGATCCGCTCCGCGAGGCGCGTAACTGAGATCAGGCGCGCTGTCGGACACCGCCAGGCCCGGCTGGGCCGGCGAAATCGCCTTGTACTGCACCAGCAGGTTGCGGAAAAGCGCCTAACTCAAGCCATCGGAATCGACTCTCTGACCCTGGACCTGGTGTTGTGGTCAAGCGGGGGGCTCGCGGAGGACGCGGGCGGCGTGTTCGAGCGCCAGTCGGGGACTGGTGAGGATCGGGCAGGCCAGCGTCTCGGGCGGAAGCGCTTCAACGACGCGCGCCATCGACGCCTGCGCCAGCACGACGACGTCGTTGCGCTGGAGCAGGTCCTCGATCGTCTGGCGGACGATGGCGTCGTGCCGCGAGGGGTCGCCGCCGAAGAGGGCGGCATAGGCGCCCTCCGCCAGGCGCGCCTCGATCTGGACATCCTTCCCGGCTGCCTGGGCGCGTGCGCGAAGCAGGTCGCTTGTCGGGCGGAGCGTCGTCGGCGCCGTCGCCGCCACGCCGATGCGCGCGCCAAGCTCCAGCGCCCGATCGACCATTGGCTCATCGACCGTGAGGACCGGAATGCGCACCCGCGACCGGGCGGTCTCGGCGCACGGGGAGATCGACGAGCAGGTGAGCTGTACGACCGCCGCCCCGGCGTGCTCGGCCGAGACCGCGTGTTCGGCGACGCGCTGATGGATGAAGGCTGAAAGCCCTCCCTGTGCCAGGACGACCTTGAGCAGGATCTCGTCGGCGATGTGCCAGATCTCGACGTCGTTCGGGAGCAGCTCGCGGCTGAGGCGTGTGAACAGGTCGACCAGCGAGGGGACGGTGTGGACGAAGACCAGCGTTCGTGCCATGAAGCCTCCTGCGCCGGCTAGGCCAAAGCCTGGGCCGGAGCTTCGAGCAGTGACACCACGTCGTCGAGGAAGCGCGCCGCACTGGCGCCATCCAGGACGCGGTGGTCGACCGCCAGGCTGAGCTTGAGCGTCGGCGTCAGGACCATCGCTCCGCCTTCGGCAAACGGCCGTTCGGTGATGCGGCCGACGGCCAGGATGGCGGCCTGCGGCGGGTTGAGGATGGCGTCGAAGGAATCGACGCGTGAGGCGCCCAGGTTGCTGAGGGTGAAGACGCCGCCGTCGAAATCCTGCGGCAGCGACTTGCCGGCACGGGCGCGCTCGACCAGTTCCGTGCGCCTGCGCACAAGGTCCGGAAGCAGAAGTTGGTCGGCGCCATGGATCACCGGGACGACCAGGCCATTGGGCGTGTCGGTGGCGACACCGATATGGATGCCCGGCGCCAGGCGCAGGCCGTCCGGAGTGTACTGGGCCATGGCCTGCGGATGACGGACCAGGGCGCGGGCGCAGATCAGGACAAGCAGGTCGGAGATCGTCACCCGCAATCCGTGCCCGGACTCCAGGATCGGCAAAAGGTCCTGGCGCACGGCCAGCAAGCGGCGGGCGTTGACCTCGGCATGCAGGTAGAAGTGCGGCGCCGAGGTGAACGAGGCGATCATGCGCTCGGCCATGATGCGCTGTGTGCGGCTGAGCGGCTCGAGCGTCGCTACGGATGGGGCGGCGACCTCTGCCGACTCAAGATCGCGGCGCGTGATCCGGCCCCCGGGGCCGGTGCCGGCGATGCCGGCCAAGCGGAGCTTGAGATCGCTGGCCATGCGTGCGGCGACGGGGGTCAGGCGCGGCCCAGAGGGCGCGGCGTCCAGATCGCGTTCGACGATGCGGCCACCCGGGCCGCTGCCAGTGAGGCGCGTCAGGTCCAGGCTGCGTTCACGCGCCGCGCGCCGGGCGCGCGGGCTGGCGGCGAGTCGCCCGGCGGGAAGCGGGGCGGGGGATGCCGGGCCGCGGTCCGAGGCGGCGGCTTCCGATGCCCGCGGCACGGCTCCGGCGGGACGGGGCGCAGCCGCGACCTGGCCCGCCGGAGGGGAGACGACCTCCTCCAGAGTCGCGGTGAGGTAGGCGACGACCGACAGGACCGCGACGGTCGATCCGGCGGGCGCAACGATGCGGCGCAGGTAGCCGGCCGCTGGCGCCTCGACCTCGAGCGTGGCCTTGTCCGACTCGACGGTGTAGAGCACGTCGCCCGGCTGGACGAGCTCGCCTTCCTGTTTGAGCCAGGCGACGATCGTGCCCTCGTTCATCGTCTCGCCCAGCATGGGCAGAATGACTTCGGTGGCCATGCCGCCTCCTACTGCAGTGCCTGGCGCACGCCGGCGATGATGCGCGCCACGTTGGGAATGGCGGCGTCCTCCAGCGGGTCGCTCATCGGCACGGGGACGTCGGCGGCGCACACGCGCACGATCGGCGCGTCGAGCCAGTCGAACAGCTCCTCCTGGATGCGCATCGCCAGTTCGCTGATGAACGAGCCGGTCTTGTAGCCTTCGGTCAGGCCGACGACGCGGCCGGTCTTGCGCACCGAAGCCGCAACGGTGTCCATGTCGAGCGGCTTGAGCGTGCGCAGGTCGACGACCTCGACGCTGATGCCCTCGGGCGCCAGCTTCTCGGCCGCCTCCAGGGCGCGGTGGACCATGCGCGAGTAGGTGATTAGCGTGACGTCCTTGCCCTTGCGTTTCACATCGGCCACACCGTAGGGGATAATGTAGTCCTCCTCCGGCACGAGGCCTTCGAGGCCGTAGAGCATCTTATGCTCGATGAACATCACCGGGTTGTCGTCACGGATGGCGGCCTTGAGTAGTCCCTTGGCATCGTAGGGCGTGGCGGGCATGACGACGTAGATGCCGGGGAAGTGCGTCCACAGCGCCTCGAGCGACTGCGAGTGGTGGGCGGCGATGTTGCGGCCGGCGCCGCCCTCAGTGCGGATGACCATCGGCACGGTCGTTTTCCCGCCGAACATGTAGCGGTTCTTGGCGCCCTGGTTGGCGATCTGGTCCATGGCCAACGGCGTGAAGTCGACGTACATGATCTCGGCCACCGGCCGCAGGCCAGCCATCGCCGCACCCACCGCCGCGCCGCCGATGGTGGCCTCAGAGATCGGCGTGTCGCGCACGCGCTCGTCGCCGAACTCCTCGATCAGGCCGCGCGTGGCGCCGTAGGCCCCGCCGTACGGGCCGATGTCCTCGCCCATCAGGAAGACCTTCGGATCGCGGATCATCTCCTCGCGCAGTGCTTCCTGGATCGCCTGCCAGTAGCGGATCTTGCGCGTGCCCGGTCCGCCGGCGCGCACCCGTGCCCGCAGCTCGGCCTCGCGTTCAACGTCGCCTGACGTCCAGTGGAAGGGAGCATAGACGTGGTGCTCGAGTTCCTCGACCGGAGGCAGGGGCGAGGCGAAAGCGAAATCGGTGGCGACATCGATGGCCTGGCGCGCCGCCGCCTCGACGGCCTCGACTTCGGCCTGCGTGGCGACCTTCTCCTTGAGCAAACGCTGCACGAAGGCCGGGAGCGGGTCGCGTGCCTTCCAGGCGGCCTCCTCCTCCTTGGTGCGGTAGGCGCGCGGGTCGGAGCGCGAGTGGCCGTACCAGCGGTAAGTCTTGCACTCGACCAGCGACGGGCCCTGGCCCTTGCGTGCCCGGTCCACTGCCTTGCCGACCGCGCGGCGCACAGCCATGACATCCATCCCGTCGACGACCTCGCCCGGGATGCCATAGGCACAGGCGCGGTCGGCGATCTCCAGCTTGGCGGTGGCCTTCTCGAGCGGGACCGACATGCCGTACAGGTTGTTCTCGACGATGTACACCACCGGCAGCTTCCAAAGGGCGGCCATGTTGAGCGACTCGTGGAAGTTGCCGGTGTTGGAGGCGCCGTCGCCGAAGAAGCACAGCACGACGCTGTCCTTCTTCATCAGCTTCTGCGCCAGCCCGGCGCCGGTGGCGACCGGGATGTTGCCGCCGACGATGCCGGTGGCGCCAAGGTTGCCCTTCTGGACGTCGGCGATGTGCATCGAGCCGCCGCGCCCCAGGCAGTAGCCCGTGGCACGCC
The window above is part of the Anaerolineales bacterium genome. Proteins encoded here:
- a CDS encoding GNAT family N-acetyltransferase, translating into MSPPQEIAYRQLITLADGARILLRPLTAEDQQPLLALYSNLTPEDRRYMRHDVDDPGAVGSWVDDLDYDVVYPLVAMVGERMVGHTSLHLNTGPARHRAEVRVFLAKDFRGRGLGTRLLQAIIDLAKRRSLYLLEAEVAAERTSDVRAFQKLGFEAKCTYEDYFMLPDGTFMDAVHLILRLRTGAQEF
- a CDS encoding aspartate/glutamate racemase family protein, whose amino-acid sequence is MARTLVFVHTVPSLVDLFTRLSRELLPNDVEIWHIADEILLKVVLAQGGLSAFIHQRVAEHAVSAEHAGAAVVQLTCSSISPCAETARSRVRIPVLTVDEPMVDRALELGARIGVAATAPTTLRPTSDLLRARAQAAGKDVQIEARLAEGAYAALFGGDPSRHDAIVRQTIEDLLQRNDVVVLAQASMARVVEALPPETLACPILTSPRLALEHAARVLREPPA
- a CDS encoding 2-oxo acid dehydrogenase subunit E2; the encoded protein is MATEVILPMLGETMNEGTIVAWLKQEGELVQPGDVLYTVESDKATLEVEAPAAGYLRRIVAPAGSTVAVLSVVAYLTATLEEVVSPPAGQVAAAPRPAGAVPRASEAAASDRGPASPAPLPAGRLAASPRARRAARERSLDLTRLTGSGPGGRIVERDLDAAPSGPRLTPVAARMASDLKLRLAGIAGTGPGGRITRRDLESAEVAAPSVATLEPLSRTQRIMAERMIASFTSAPHFYLHAEVNARRLLAVRQDLLPILESGHGLRVTISDLLVLICARALVRHPQAMAQYTPDGLRLAPGIHIGVATDTPNGLVVPVIHGADQLLLPDLVRRRTELVERARAGKSLPQDFDGGVFTLSNLGASRVDSFDAILNPPQAAILAVGRITERPFAEGGAMVLTPTLKLSLAVDHRVLDGASAARFLDDVVSLLEAPAQALA
- a CDS encoding alpha-ketoacid dehydrogenase subunit beta, with translation MIRDPKVFLMGEDIGPYGGAYGATRGLIEEFGDERVRDTPISEATIGGAAVGAAMAGLRPVAEIMYVDFTPLAMDQIANQGAKNRYMFGGKTTVPMVIRTEGGAGRNIAAHHSQSLEALWTHFPGIYVVMPATPYDAKGLLKAAIRDDNPVMFIEHKMLYGLEGLVPEEDYIIPYGVADVKRKGKDVTLITYSRMVHRALEAAEKLAPEGISVEVVDLRTLKPLDMDTVAASVRKTGRVVGLTEGYKTGSFISELAMRIQEELFDWLDAPIVRVCAADVPVPMSDPLEDAAIPNVARIIAGVRQALQ